Proteins encoded together in one Chitinophaga sp. LS1 window:
- the pnuC gene encoding nicotinamide riboside transporter PnuC, translating into MLTWPTGIVNEVALAILFYQVQLYADMFLQVFFFVVTIFGWYHWKSNQADVPITRLSAKGIKWYIISQVIGTIILGTVIQQLHIWLPVYLPVPAAYAYVDSFVTVASILATLLLAKKQLENWIFWIIVDIISVGLYLVKGINFLSIEYAIFLGLASWGLWQWRKKLRYA; encoded by the coding sequence GTGCTTACATGGCCCACAGGGATTGTTAACGAAGTGGCACTGGCCATTTTATTTTATCAGGTACAGCTGTATGCTGATATGTTCCTGCAGGTATTCTTTTTTGTGGTTACCATTTTTGGATGGTATCACTGGAAAAGTAATCAGGCCGATGTACCTATTACAAGACTCAGTGCAAAAGGCATAAAATGGTATATCATTAGCCAGGTAATTGGTACGATTATTTTAGGCACTGTTATTCAACAGTTGCATATATGGCTCCCTGTTTATCTCCCCGTACCTGCCGCCTATGCATATGTAGACTCTTTTGTAACAGTCGCCAGTATCTTAGCGACACTATTACTCGCAAAAAAGCAACTGGAAAACTGGATCTTTTGGATTATCGTAGATATAATTAGTGTAGGCCTATACCTGGTGAAAGGAATTAATTTTTTGTCAATAGAGTATGCCATCTTTTTAGGACTCGCATCCTGGGGATTGTGGCAGTGGCGTAAAAAATTGCGGTATGCGTAA
- a CDS encoding AAA family ATPase, translating into MRKAFVFGKFMPFHKGHEAMIRFALTKCDFLTVLICVSDQETMPGVLRKSWLDETFRQEQRVEILTYHYDENILPGTSVTSASVSEVWAVAFKELLPDYNILVTSEPYGELVAGFMGITHIPFDPERKIVPVSATMVRNNLWEAWPYLPDSVKKTMMKKVVILGTESTGKTTLTGRLATHFNAAAVMEAGRDIVADSNDFSMHDLYAIATAHAARIKATDAPLLIIDTDIHITISYGEYAFGKKMQIENEIFSINKADLYLYMDNDVPFVQDGTRIDEAARNELDVSHRNVLEKYGIEYEVISGNWEERFEQAVGLINHLVNFRSQGANFSSVTHS; encoded by the coding sequence ATGCGTAAAGCGTTTGTATTTGGGAAGTTTATGCCTTTTCACAAAGGGCATGAGGCAATGATCCGCTTTGCCCTCACAAAGTGCGATTTCCTCACTGTATTGATCTGTGTGAGTGATCAGGAAACCATGCCCGGGGTATTGAGAAAATCATGGCTGGATGAAACGTTCAGACAGGAACAACGGGTAGAGATCCTTACTTATCATTATGATGAAAATATATTGCCCGGTACCTCAGTTACTTCTGCAAGTGTATCTGAAGTATGGGCGGTCGCATTCAAAGAATTACTCCCTGATTACAACATCTTAGTTACCTCAGAACCTTATGGTGAACTGGTAGCAGGCTTTATGGGTATTACACATATCCCTTTTGATCCGGAACGGAAAATAGTCCCTGTCTCCGCCACGATGGTGAGAAATAACCTATGGGAAGCATGGCCATACCTGCCCGATAGTGTGAAAAAGACGATGATGAAAAAGGTGGTGATATTGGGTACAGAATCCACTGGCAAGACTACCTTAACAGGCCGGCTCGCCACCCATTTCAATGCAGCTGCTGTGATGGAAGCAGGACGGGATATTGTAGCAGACTCCAACGATTTCAGTATGCATGATCTGTATGCGATTGCCACTGCACATGCTGCAAGAATAAAAGCTACTGATGCGCCTTTGCTGATTATAGATACAGATATTCATATCACTATTTCCTATGGTGAATATGCCTTTGGGAAAAAAATGCAAATTGAAAACGAAATTTTTTCCATCAATAAAGCAGACCTCTATCTGTATATGGACAATGACGTTCCTTTCGTACAGGATGGTACCCGTATAGATGAAGCTGCAAGAAATGAACTGGATGTATCACACAGAAACGTACTGGAGAAATATGGTATTGAGTACGAAGTGATCAGTGGCAATTGGGAGGAACGATTTGAACAGGCTGTAGGGTTAATAAATCACCTTGTAAACTTTCGTTCACAAGGCGCAAACTTTTCAAGCGTCACACACAGTTAA